Genomic window (Haladaptatus caseinilyticus):
TGTTCGACATCGCGGAATTTCTTCGTCTCGCTCAGATTGCGCCCGCCGATGTGGATCGCGTCATCATCGGCATCGTAGCGAAAGCCGACGGGGACGACGTGTGGTTGGGTATTCGCGCCGACGGTAGCGAGACGCCCCAACCGTTGCTCGTTCAAGTATGTGATCTCCCTTTCAGTGAACACGCTCATGCTAGTTTCCCCATGATACAGTTACTCGTTCAACATCTAAACACCTCCGTGAGAGTCGAACCGATGCAAGAGGGGCAGTTATCACGCATCGGTGAGAACGCCACGACGAATGGAGCCGACGACGCGCGAGGAACTGCTCACTGCCGCCGAACGCTATGCTAGGACCGTTCCAATCGAGGTTGACCTGTCGGGGATCGACTGGGAGTGCTCGGACCGTGCGGTTCGGCGTGCGGGGGCGTGTATCTACAACCGACGAACCGGAAACGTCACGATTCGATTGACGTGGAGCGCCTACCGTTCGTTCGGTTGGGAGGAGTTCACCGGTACGATACGTCACGAGCTGACACACGCGTGGGAATTCCAGCAGTTCGGCGAGTCGGGACACGGAGGGCGATTTGCCGAGAAAGCACGGGAACTCGACGCACCACGACACTGCCGGTCGTTTTCGGATGCCAGACTTCGGCTATGCTGTTCTTCCTGTGATCGGGAAGCACGCCGATATCGTGCGTCGAAAGCGGTCAAGCGACCGGCGAAGCGTCGGTGTGGTTCCTGTG
Coding sequences:
- a CDS encoding SprT-like domain-containing protein, whose amino-acid sequence is MEPTTREELLTAAERYARTVPIEVDLSGIDWECSDRAVRRAGACIYNRRTGNVTIRLTWSAYRSFGWEEFTGTIRHELTHAWEFQQFGESGHGGRFAEKARELDAPRHCRSFSDARLRLCCSSCDREARRYRASKAVKRPAKRRCGSCGSRYHVKHVESGHSWRTHAGYLIARKKLDEDW